The Plectropomus leopardus isolate mb chromosome 22, YSFRI_Pleo_2.0, whole genome shotgun sequence genome includes a window with the following:
- the recql gene encoding ATP-dependent DNA helicase Q1 isoform X1, whose amino-acid sequence MDGDGGTNDVQAELDSVEAELELVELQITELLQKQAELNTRKNVLLQRLEEACDAAQPSSSSSSSSSKSSGAGSVMSKQEMQQYDGTDFPWSKEVERHLKNSFRLSTFRPLQLRAINLTLSGKDLFLVMPTGRGKSLCYQLPAVCSKGFTLVVSPLVSLIEDQVMCLTSINVAAVTLNASSSKEHAKMVMNGMTDPKGPFKLVYVTPEKIAKSKLLMSRLEKAYNANLLSRIAVDEVHCCSQWGHDFRPDYKLLGILKRQFPKVPLLGLTATATSSVLKDCEKILCVQQPITLTASFNRTNLYYEVRVKDSNNDASISDIASLINKRYKDQSGIVYVFSQKDAESVSSELQKRDILAYPYHANMDPDDKSRVHRKWTNNKIQVVVATVAFGMGIDKPNVRFVIHHTISKSIENYYQESGRAGRDDRQADCIVYFGFSDIFRISTIVVMENVGQQKLLQMVDYCQNVDRCRRSLMAVHFDEVWDDEGCNQMCDTCRHAKDYTTVDITQHAKQVVQIVELAGSMDEKLTPLKLVETWMGKGPAKRRKMIQTTTLSRLQAEAVIVKLLLQGYLREDFSFTPYTTYFYMKLGRKAPLLKNQTHTLSMKMRTTGTGSAGDTSANEEETDVTFEPTVVDNSCPPQPKQKLFKEQRNLSRKQGLKTGSQTDKRTERAEKHGEEEGDKRRSVTPQHAIEVDVEINIIDNSQKTPSHPGKPCSKPKSTTPQRARRKPRADSAVSSPSPDGDTAASTVPGSPSHSSIISDSAAEELCDLRNYYSKQLRRINYISHEYLGQPSEPGVLACIREPLRSLRLPRRVTIAQTARSLWTRVSSRRKLLHR is encoded by the exons ATGGATGGTGATGGTGGAACTAACG ATGTGCAGGCGGAGCTGGACTCAGTGGAGGCAGAGCTGGAGTTGGTGGAGCTGCAGATCACAGAGCTCCTGCAGAAGCAGGCCGAGCTGAACACTCGTAAAAACGTCCTGCTGCAGCGGCTGGAGGAAGCCTGTGATGCTGCACAGCCatcatcctcttcatcttcatcttcctcaAAGTCATCTGGAGCTGGTTCAGTGATGAGCAAGCAGGAGATGCAGCAGTATGATGGCACAG ACTTCCCTTGGTCCAAAGAAGTGGAGCGTCACCTGAAAAACTCCTTCCGTCTGTCCACCTTCAGACCTCTGCAGCTGAGGGCcatcaacctgacgctgtccggCAAAGATCTGTTCCTGGTGATGCCCACAGGACGAGGAAAAAGCCTCTGCTACCAGCTGCCTGCAGTCTGCTCCAAGG GTTTTACACTGGTTGTCAGTCCCCTGGTGTCCCTGATTGAGGACCAGGTCATGTGCTTGACGTCCATCAATGTGGCAGCAGTCACGCTGAATGCGTCCAGTAGCAAG gAGCACGCCAAGATGGTCATGAATGGAATGACAGATCCTAAGGGCCCGTTCAAGCTGGTGTATGTGACTCCAGAGAAGATCGCCAAGAGCAAGCTGCTCATGTCTCGTCTGGAGAAAGCCTACAACGCAAACCTGCTGAGTCGCATCGCCGTGGACGAGGTGCATTGCTGCAGCCAGTGGGGACACGACTTCAGACCAG ATTATAAACTGCTGGGCATCCTGAAGAGGCAGTTCCCCAAAGTCCCTCTGCTCGGCCTCACAGCCACCGCCACCAGCAGCGTCCTCAAGGACTGCGAGAAGATCCTGTGCGTGCAGCAGCCCATCACGCTCACTGCATCCTTCAACCGAACCAATCTCTACTACGAG GTTCGTGTTAAAGATTCAAACAATGATGCGTCAATAAGTGACATCGCCTCTCTGATCAACAAAAGATACAAGGATCAGTCAG GGATCGTGTATGTGTTCTCTCAGAAGGATGCAGAGTCAGTGTCCTCTGAACTCCAGAAGAGAGACATCCTCGCCTATCCTTATCACGCTAACATGGACCCTGACGATAAGTCCCGCGTCCACCGCAAATGGACCAACAACAAAATCCAG GTGGTGGTAGCCACAGTGGCGTTTGGCATGGGCATCGACAAGCCCAACGTCCGGTTTGTCATCCACCACACCATCAGCAAGTCCATCGAGAACTACTACCAAGAGAGCGGACGAGCAG gTCGAGACGACCGCCAGGCCGACTGCATCGTCTACTTTGGCTTCTCTGACATCTTCAGGATCAGCACCATCGTGGTGATGGAGAATGTCGGTCagcagaagctgctgcagatggTTGATTACTGCCAGAATGTGGACAG GTGTCGGCGCTCCCTCATGGCTGTCCACTTTGATGAGGTGTGGGACGATGAAGGATGTAACCAGATGTGTGATACCTGCCGCCATGCAAAAG ACTACACCACCGTGGATATTACCCAGCATGCTAAGCAGGTGGTGCAGATCGTGGAGCTGGCAGGGTCGATGGATGAGAAGCTGACTCCTCTGAAGCTGGTGGAGACGTGGATGGGGAAAGGCCCAGCCAAGCGCAGGAAGATGATCCAGACCACCACGCTGTCTCGGCTGCAGGCTGAAGCTGTGATCGttaagctgctgctgcagggatACCTCAG GGAGGATTTCAGCTTCACTCCTTACACCACCTACTTCTACATGAAGCTGGGCCGCAAAGCTCCTCTGCTGAAGAACCAGACGCACACACTCAGCATGAAGATGAGGACAACAGGGACCGGATCTGCTGGG GACACATCAGCCAATGAGGAGGAGACTGATGTGACCTTTGAGCCCACTGTGGTAGACAACAGCTGTCCCCCACAACccaaacaaaaactatttaaagaGCAGAGGAACCTGTCCAGGAAACAAGGCCTGAAGACAGGCAGCCAGACGGACAAACGGACAGAGCGGGCGGAAAAACacggagaggaagagggggatAAAAGGAGGTCCGTCACGCCTCAACATGCAATAGAGGTCGATGTTGAGATAAACATTATTGATAACAGTCAGAAAACACCTTCGCATCCAGGGAAGCCTTGCTCCAAACCTAAATCCACCACCCCTCAGAGAGCCAGGAGGAAACCCCGCGCTGACTCAGCTGTTTCCTCTCCATCCCCGGATGGTGACACCGCCGCCAGCACCGTGCCCGGTTCTCCGTCACACTCCTCCATCATCTCTGACAGTGCAGCTGAAGAGCTCTGTGACCTCAGGAACTACTACAGCAAACAGCTGAGGAGGAtcaactacatttcccatgagtACCTGGGGCAACCCTCAGAGCCAGGAGTGCTGGCTTGCATCAGGGAGCCCCTGAGGAGCCTGCGTCTGCCGCGCAGGGTGACCATTGCCCAGACGGCCCGCAGCCTGTGGACACGAGTCAGCAGCCGCAGGAAGCTGCTTCACCGCTGA
- the recql gene encoding ATP-dependent DNA helicase Q1 isoform X3: MDGDGGTNDVQAELDSVEAELELVELQITELLQKQAELNTRKNVLLQRLEEACDAAQPSSSSSSSSSKSSGAGSVMSKQEMQQYDGTDFPWSKEVERHLKNSFRLSTFRPLQLRAINLTLSGKDLFLVMPTGRGKSLCYQLPAVCSKGFTLVVSPLVSLIEDQVMCLTSINVAAVTLNASSSKEHAKMVMNGMTDPKGPFKLVYVTPEKIAKSKLLMSRLEKAYNANLLSRIAVDEVHCCSQWGHDFRPDYKLLGILKRQFPKVPLLGLTATATSSVLKDCEKILCVQQPITLTASFNRTNLYYEVRVKDSNNDASISDIASLINKRYKDQSGIVYVFSQKDAESVSSELQKRDILAYPYHANMDPDDKSRVHRKWTNNKIQVVVATVAFGMGIDKPNVRFVIHHTISKSIENYYQESGRAGRDDRQADCIVYFGFSDIFRISTIVVMENVGQQKLLQMVDYCQNVDRCRRSLMAVHFDEVWDDEGCNQMCDTCRHAKDYTTVDITQHAKQVVQIVELAGSMDEKLTPLKLVETWMGKGPAKRRKMIQTTTLSRLQAEAVIVKLLLQGYLREDFSFTPYTTYFYMKLGRKAPLLKNQTHTLSMKMRTTGTGSAGVKAVSGQGKAKEGKRSVESAGVAPVSKKVKTDLP, from the exons ATGGATGGTGATGGTGGAACTAACG ATGTGCAGGCGGAGCTGGACTCAGTGGAGGCAGAGCTGGAGTTGGTGGAGCTGCAGATCACAGAGCTCCTGCAGAAGCAGGCCGAGCTGAACACTCGTAAAAACGTCCTGCTGCAGCGGCTGGAGGAAGCCTGTGATGCTGCACAGCCatcatcctcttcatcttcatcttcctcaAAGTCATCTGGAGCTGGTTCAGTGATGAGCAAGCAGGAGATGCAGCAGTATGATGGCACAG ACTTCCCTTGGTCCAAAGAAGTGGAGCGTCACCTGAAAAACTCCTTCCGTCTGTCCACCTTCAGACCTCTGCAGCTGAGGGCcatcaacctgacgctgtccggCAAAGATCTGTTCCTGGTGATGCCCACAGGACGAGGAAAAAGCCTCTGCTACCAGCTGCCTGCAGTCTGCTCCAAGG GTTTTACACTGGTTGTCAGTCCCCTGGTGTCCCTGATTGAGGACCAGGTCATGTGCTTGACGTCCATCAATGTGGCAGCAGTCACGCTGAATGCGTCCAGTAGCAAG gAGCACGCCAAGATGGTCATGAATGGAATGACAGATCCTAAGGGCCCGTTCAAGCTGGTGTATGTGACTCCAGAGAAGATCGCCAAGAGCAAGCTGCTCATGTCTCGTCTGGAGAAAGCCTACAACGCAAACCTGCTGAGTCGCATCGCCGTGGACGAGGTGCATTGCTGCAGCCAGTGGGGACACGACTTCAGACCAG ATTATAAACTGCTGGGCATCCTGAAGAGGCAGTTCCCCAAAGTCCCTCTGCTCGGCCTCACAGCCACCGCCACCAGCAGCGTCCTCAAGGACTGCGAGAAGATCCTGTGCGTGCAGCAGCCCATCACGCTCACTGCATCCTTCAACCGAACCAATCTCTACTACGAG GTTCGTGTTAAAGATTCAAACAATGATGCGTCAATAAGTGACATCGCCTCTCTGATCAACAAAAGATACAAGGATCAGTCAG GGATCGTGTATGTGTTCTCTCAGAAGGATGCAGAGTCAGTGTCCTCTGAACTCCAGAAGAGAGACATCCTCGCCTATCCTTATCACGCTAACATGGACCCTGACGATAAGTCCCGCGTCCACCGCAAATGGACCAACAACAAAATCCAG GTGGTGGTAGCCACAGTGGCGTTTGGCATGGGCATCGACAAGCCCAACGTCCGGTTTGTCATCCACCACACCATCAGCAAGTCCATCGAGAACTACTACCAAGAGAGCGGACGAGCAG gTCGAGACGACCGCCAGGCCGACTGCATCGTCTACTTTGGCTTCTCTGACATCTTCAGGATCAGCACCATCGTGGTGATGGAGAATGTCGGTCagcagaagctgctgcagatggTTGATTACTGCCAGAATGTGGACAG GTGTCGGCGCTCCCTCATGGCTGTCCACTTTGATGAGGTGTGGGACGATGAAGGATGTAACCAGATGTGTGATACCTGCCGCCATGCAAAAG ACTACACCACCGTGGATATTACCCAGCATGCTAAGCAGGTGGTGCAGATCGTGGAGCTGGCAGGGTCGATGGATGAGAAGCTGACTCCTCTGAAGCTGGTGGAGACGTGGATGGGGAAAGGCCCAGCCAAGCGCAGGAAGATGATCCAGACCACCACGCTGTCTCGGCTGCAGGCTGAAGCTGTGATCGttaagctgctgctgcagggatACCTCAG GGAGGATTTCAGCTTCACTCCTTACACCACCTACTTCTACATGAAGCTGGGCCGCAAAGCTCCTCTGCTGAAGAACCAGACGCACACACTCAGCATGAAGATGAGGACAACAGGGACCGGATCTGCTGGG GTAAAAGCCGTGAGTGGCCAGGGCAAAGCCAAAGAGGGCAAGAGATCAGTTGAGAGCGCTGGAGTCGCCCCTGTGTCCAAGAAAGTCAAGACAGATCTCCCCTAA
- the recql gene encoding ATP-dependent DNA helicase Q1 isoform X2 produces MDGDGGTNDVQAELDSVEAELELVELQITELLQKQAELNTRKNVLLQRLEEACDAAQPSSSSSSSSSKSSGAGSVMSKQEMQQYDGTDFPWSKEVERHLKNSFRLSTFRPLQLRAINLTLSGKDLFLVMPTGRGKSLCYQLPAVCSKGFTLVVSPLVSLIEDQVMCLTSINVAAVTLNASSSKEHAKMVMNGMTDPKGPFKLVYVTPEKIAKSKLLMSRLEKAYNANLLSRIAVDEVHCCSQWGHDFRPDYKLLGILKRQFPKVPLLGLTATATSSVLKDCEKILCVQQPITLTASFNRTNLYYEVRVKDSNNDASISDIASLINKRYKDQSGIVYVFSQKDAESVSSELQKRDILAYPYHANMDPDDKSRVHRKWTNNKIQVVVATVAFGMGIDKPNVRFVIHHTISKSIENYYQESGRAGRDDRQADCIVYFGFSDIFRISTIVVMENVGQQKLLQMVDYCQNVDRCRRSLMAVHFDEVWDDEGCNQMCDTCRHAKDYTTVDITQHAKQVVQIVELAGSMDEKLTPLKLVETWMGKGPAKRRKMIQTTTLSRLQAEAVIVKLLLQGYLREDFSFTPYTTYFYMKLGRKAPLLKNQTHTLSMKMRTTGTGSAGVRGPTAITGTECEGNQPNHQIKYWRCMFLQTMDTLHVHIIV; encoded by the exons ATGGATGGTGATGGTGGAACTAACG ATGTGCAGGCGGAGCTGGACTCAGTGGAGGCAGAGCTGGAGTTGGTGGAGCTGCAGATCACAGAGCTCCTGCAGAAGCAGGCCGAGCTGAACACTCGTAAAAACGTCCTGCTGCAGCGGCTGGAGGAAGCCTGTGATGCTGCACAGCCatcatcctcttcatcttcatcttcctcaAAGTCATCTGGAGCTGGTTCAGTGATGAGCAAGCAGGAGATGCAGCAGTATGATGGCACAG ACTTCCCTTGGTCCAAAGAAGTGGAGCGTCACCTGAAAAACTCCTTCCGTCTGTCCACCTTCAGACCTCTGCAGCTGAGGGCcatcaacctgacgctgtccggCAAAGATCTGTTCCTGGTGATGCCCACAGGACGAGGAAAAAGCCTCTGCTACCAGCTGCCTGCAGTCTGCTCCAAGG GTTTTACACTGGTTGTCAGTCCCCTGGTGTCCCTGATTGAGGACCAGGTCATGTGCTTGACGTCCATCAATGTGGCAGCAGTCACGCTGAATGCGTCCAGTAGCAAG gAGCACGCCAAGATGGTCATGAATGGAATGACAGATCCTAAGGGCCCGTTCAAGCTGGTGTATGTGACTCCAGAGAAGATCGCCAAGAGCAAGCTGCTCATGTCTCGTCTGGAGAAAGCCTACAACGCAAACCTGCTGAGTCGCATCGCCGTGGACGAGGTGCATTGCTGCAGCCAGTGGGGACACGACTTCAGACCAG ATTATAAACTGCTGGGCATCCTGAAGAGGCAGTTCCCCAAAGTCCCTCTGCTCGGCCTCACAGCCACCGCCACCAGCAGCGTCCTCAAGGACTGCGAGAAGATCCTGTGCGTGCAGCAGCCCATCACGCTCACTGCATCCTTCAACCGAACCAATCTCTACTACGAG GTTCGTGTTAAAGATTCAAACAATGATGCGTCAATAAGTGACATCGCCTCTCTGATCAACAAAAGATACAAGGATCAGTCAG GGATCGTGTATGTGTTCTCTCAGAAGGATGCAGAGTCAGTGTCCTCTGAACTCCAGAAGAGAGACATCCTCGCCTATCCTTATCACGCTAACATGGACCCTGACGATAAGTCCCGCGTCCACCGCAAATGGACCAACAACAAAATCCAG GTGGTGGTAGCCACAGTGGCGTTTGGCATGGGCATCGACAAGCCCAACGTCCGGTTTGTCATCCACCACACCATCAGCAAGTCCATCGAGAACTACTACCAAGAGAGCGGACGAGCAG gTCGAGACGACCGCCAGGCCGACTGCATCGTCTACTTTGGCTTCTCTGACATCTTCAGGATCAGCACCATCGTGGTGATGGAGAATGTCGGTCagcagaagctgctgcagatggTTGATTACTGCCAGAATGTGGACAG GTGTCGGCGCTCCCTCATGGCTGTCCACTTTGATGAGGTGTGGGACGATGAAGGATGTAACCAGATGTGTGATACCTGCCGCCATGCAAAAG ACTACACCACCGTGGATATTACCCAGCATGCTAAGCAGGTGGTGCAGATCGTGGAGCTGGCAGGGTCGATGGATGAGAAGCTGACTCCTCTGAAGCTGGTGGAGACGTGGATGGGGAAAGGCCCAGCCAAGCGCAGGAAGATGATCCAGACCACCACGCTGTCTCGGCTGCAGGCTGAAGCTGTGATCGttaagctgctgctgcagggatACCTCAG GGAGGATTTCAGCTTCACTCCTTACACCACCTACTTCTACATGAAGCTGGGCCGCAAAGCTCCTCTGCTGAAGAACCAGACGCACACACTCAGCATGAAGATGAGGACAACAGGGACCGGATCTGCTGGG GTACGAGGCCCAACAGCCATTACTGGCACAGAGTGCGAGGGGAACCAACCCAACCACCAGATTAAATATTGgcgttgtatgtttctgcaaaccatggatacattacatGTGCACATTATAGTATAA
- the golt1ba gene encoding golgi transport 1Ba: MISLTDSQKIGMGLTGFGVFFLFFGMILFFDKALLAIGNILFVAGLAFVIGLERTFRFFFQKHKMKATSFFLGGVFVVLIGWPIIGVVLEIYGFFLLFRGFFPVVVGFIRRIPVLGSILNLPFISAYVDKVGESNTMV; encoded by the exons ATGATTTCGCTTACGGACTCCCAAA AGATTGGAATGGGATTAACAGGCTTCGGcgtgtttttcctcttcttcgGGATGATCCTTTTCTTTGACAAAGCGCTCCTGGCTATAGGAAAT ATCCTGTTTGTTGCTGGACTTGCTTTTGTCATCGGGTTGGAGAGGACATTCCGGTTCTTCTTCCAGAAGCACAAGATGAAGGCCACCAGTTTCTTCCTGGGAGGTGTGTTTGTGGTGCTGATTGGCTGGCCCATCATCGGAGTGGTGCTGGAGATCTACggctttttcctcttgtttAG GGGTTTCTTCCCAGTTGTAGTGGGCTTCATCAGGAGAATACCAGTCCTGGGCTCCATCCTAAACCTGCCCTTCATCAGTGCA tACGTGGACAAAGTGGGCGAGAGCAACACCATGGTATAA
- the spx gene encoding spexin prohormone 1, with translation MKGVRAITSTYILSLLLLASFISQSWSAPKGSFQRRNWTPQAMLYLKGTQGRRFISEDRKEGDVYDTLHLETRSQNTEKLSVDQAATVLLNFLQQAREGADENPDEVYFQELPVWKREYF, from the exons ATGAAA GGTGTGAGGGCCATCACATCCACTTATATACTCTCCCTTTTACTGCTGGCATCCTTTATCTCGCAATCGTGGAGCGCACCCAAG ggcTCTTTCCAACGGAGAAACTGGACCCCGCAGGCTATGCTGTACCTAAAGGGCACTC AGGGACGAAGGTTCATCTCAGAGGACCGAAAAGAAGGAGATGTTTATGACACATTACATTTAG aGACTCGCAGTCAGAATACGGAGAAGCTGAGCGTGGACCAAGCGGCCACCGTCCTGCTCAATTTCCTGCAGCAGGCCAGAGAGGGAG CAGATGAAAACCCCGATGAGGTGTATTTCCAGGAGCTGCCTGTGTGGAAGAGAGAATACTTTTGA